The Nocardioides campestrisoli genome includes a window with the following:
- a CDS encoding ABC-F family ATP-binding cassette domain-containing protein: MITAQHLEVRAGARLLMEDVTFRVAAGDKVGLVGRNGAGKTTLTKVLSGEAQPASGSVLSTGEVGYLPQDPRTGDPEVLARDRILSARGLDDVVRRLRQAEEQMGSDDERVREKAMRRYSRADSELHAGGGYAAESEAAQIAQSLGIEERLLRQPLRTLSGGQRRRVELARILFSGAETLILDEPTNHLDADSIVWLREFLKSFKGGLIVISHDNALLEQTVNKVLHLDANRATIDVYNMGWKAYLEQRETDERRRKRERMNAESKAKMLTDQANRMRAKASKASAAQSMLKRAEKMVAGLEGERQADKVARIKFPAPAPCGKTPLTAEGLSKSYGSLEVFTDVDLAIDKGSRVVILGLNGAGKTTMLRILAGVDQADTGEVVPGHGLKVGYYAQEHETLDTSRTVLENMQSAAPQLTDTEARSVLGSFLFSGDDAHKPAKVLSGGEKTRLALASLVVSSANVLLLDEPTNNLDPASREEVLAAIRTYEGAIVLVTHDEGAVRALEPDRVLLLPDGDEDLWNEEYADLVSLA, from the coding sequence ATGATCACAGCCCAACACCTCGAAGTGCGCGCCGGCGCCCGCCTCCTCATGGAGGACGTCACGTTCCGAGTAGCGGCCGGCGACAAGGTCGGACTCGTCGGACGCAACGGGGCCGGCAAGACCACTCTCACCAAGGTGCTCTCCGGCGAGGCGCAGCCCGCCTCGGGGAGCGTGCTGAGCACGGGCGAGGTGGGGTACCTGCCCCAGGACCCCCGCACCGGCGACCCCGAGGTGCTCGCGCGCGACCGGATCCTGTCGGCCCGCGGTCTGGACGACGTCGTCCGCCGGCTCCGTCAGGCCGAGGAGCAGATGGGCTCCGACGACGAGCGGGTGCGCGAGAAGGCGATGCGCCGCTACAGCCGCGCGGACAGTGAGCTGCACGCCGGCGGTGGGTACGCCGCGGAGTCCGAGGCCGCCCAGATCGCGCAGAGCCTGGGCATCGAGGAGCGCCTGCTGCGCCAGCCGCTGCGTACCCTCAGCGGCGGTCAGCGCCGACGGGTGGAGCTCGCGCGGATCCTGTTCTCCGGCGCCGAGACGCTGATCCTCGACGAGCCGACCAACCACCTCGACGCCGACTCCATCGTGTGGCTGCGCGAGTTCCTGAAGTCCTTCAAGGGCGGGTTGATCGTGATCAGTCACGACAACGCGCTGCTCGAGCAGACGGTCAACAAGGTGCTCCACCTGGACGCCAACCGCGCCACCATCGACGTCTACAACATGGGCTGGAAGGCCTACCTGGAGCAGCGGGAGACCGACGAGCGGCGACGCAAGCGCGAGCGGATGAACGCCGAGTCGAAGGCGAAGATGCTCACCGACCAGGCCAACCGGATGCGGGCCAAGGCGAGCAAGGCGAGCGCGGCCCAGTCGATGCTCAAGCGCGCGGAGAAGATGGTCGCCGGTCTCGAGGGGGAGCGACAGGCCGACAAGGTCGCGCGGATCAAGTTCCCCGCGCCCGCGCCGTGCGGCAAGACGCCGCTCACCGCGGAGGGGCTCTCCAAGTCCTACGGGTCCCTGGAGGTCTTCACCGACGTCGACCTCGCGATCGACAAGGGGTCGCGCGTGGTCATCCTGGGCCTCAACGGTGCGGGCAAGACCACGATGCTGCGGATCCTGGCAGGTGTCGACCAGGCCGACACCGGCGAGGTGGTGCCGGGTCACGGTCTCAAGGTCGGCTACTACGCCCAGGAGCACGAGACCCTGGACACCTCGCGCACGGTGCTGGAGAACATGCAGTCCGCCGCACCGCAGCTCACCGACACCGAGGCGCGCTCGGTGCTCGGCTCCTTCCTGTTCTCCGGCGACGACGCCCACAAGCCCGCCAAGGTGCTCTCCGGCGGGGAGAAGACCCGGCTCGCGCTGGCCAGCCTGGTCGTCTCCAGCGCCAACGTGCTGCTGCTCGACGAGCCCACCAACAACCTGGACCCGGCGTCGCGCGAGGAGGTGCTCGCGGCGATCCGCACCTACGAGGGGGCGATCGTCCTGGTCACCCACGACGAGGGCGCGGTGCGGGCCCTGGAGCCGGACCGGGTGCTGCTGCTGCCCGACGGCGACGAGGACCTGTGGAACGAGGAGTACGCCGACCTCGTGTCGCTGGCGTGA
- the sufD gene encoding Fe-S cluster assembly protein SufD, translating to MTVTETARESVASALEMEKVESHLHPEGSFDVADHPVPTGREEIWRFTPLKRLRDLHGDAVFGAATTRYTWNTPEGVRAETVEGDEAKALRGISGLVPNSRFAARVLAEVPSTLLVDVAAEADVAEPLVVDVTGTDASSTEAGHVALRFGRHSRATVVLNHTGSASLAQVVEISVGDGAEITVVSVQDWSDDAVHLTHTQARVGRDATYKHAAISFGGDVVRMDANVTYDGPGGSAEMLGLYFADAGQHIEHRLFADHTAPHTKSNVVYKGALQGAKAHTVWIGNVLIRKVAEGIETYEENRNLVLTDGCQADSVPNLEIETGEIEGAGHASATGRFDDNQLFYLRSRGIEESEARRLVVHGFFNDLIRKVDVPAIEERLVATVEAELAKNVTGKHF from the coding sequence GTGACTGTGACCGAGACCGCCCGCGAGAGCGTGGCTTCGGCCCTCGAGATGGAGAAGGTGGAGAGCCACCTGCACCCGGAGGGGTCGTTCGACGTGGCCGACCACCCGGTGCCCACCGGACGCGAGGAGATCTGGCGGTTCACCCCGCTCAAGCGTCTTCGCGACCTGCACGGCGACGCCGTCTTCGGTGCCGCCACCACCCGCTACACCTGGAACACCCCCGAGGGCGTGCGCGCCGAGACCGTCGAGGGCGACGAGGCCAAGGCGCTCCGGGGAATCTCCGGGCTGGTGCCGAACAGCCGGTTCGCCGCCCGGGTGCTGGCCGAGGTGCCGTCGACCCTGCTGGTCGACGTCGCCGCGGAGGCCGACGTGGCCGAGCCGCTCGTCGTCGACGTGACCGGGACGGACGCCTCGTCGACCGAGGCCGGCCACGTCGCGCTGCGGTTCGGCCGGCACTCGCGGGCCACCGTGGTGCTCAACCACACCGGCAGCGCCTCGCTGGCCCAGGTCGTGGAGATCTCCGTGGGCGACGGCGCCGAGATCACCGTGGTCTCGGTCCAGGACTGGTCCGACGACGCGGTGCACCTGACCCACACCCAGGCGCGGGTCGGTCGCGACGCGACGTACAAGCACGCCGCGATCAGCTTCGGTGGCGACGTCGTGCGGATGGACGCCAACGTGACGTACGACGGCCCCGGCGGCTCCGCGGAGATGCTCGGGCTCTACTTCGCCGACGCCGGCCAGCACATCGAGCACCGGCTCTTCGCCGACCACACCGCGCCCCACACCAAGAGCAACGTGGTCTACAAGGGCGCGCTGCAGGGTGCCAAGGCGCACACCGTGTGGATCGGGAACGTGCTGATCCGCAAGGTCGCCGAGGGGATCGAGACGTACGAGGAGAACCGCAACCTGGTGCTCACCGACGGCTGCCAGGCCGACTCGGTGCCCAACCTGGAGATCGAGACCGGCGAGATCGAGGGAGCCGGGCACGCCTCGGCGACCGGCCGCTTCGACGACAACCAGCTCTTCTACCTGCGCTCGCGCGGGATCGAGGAGAGCGAGGCCCGGCGACTGGTGGTGCACGGGTTCTTCAACGACCTGATCCGCAAGGTCGACGTCCCCGCGATCGAGGAGCGCCTCGTGGCCACCGTGGAGGCCGAGCTGGCGAAGAACGTCACCGGGAAGCACTTCTGA
- the sufU gene encoding Fe-S cluster assembly sulfur transfer protein SufU: MSAELDSLYQEIILDHYKNPLHAGLREPFEAEVHHVNPTCGDEVTLRVHLEDGKVADVSYDALGCSISQASASVMADLVIGRTVDEAMTVHEEFLALMQGKGQVEPDEEVLEDGIAFAGVAKFPARVKCALLGWMAWKDATSQVLRNDDNTQETA; the protein is encoded by the coding sequence GTGTCCGCAGAGCTGGACTCGCTCTACCAGGAGATCATCCTGGACCACTACAAGAACCCGCTGCACGCCGGACTGCGTGAGCCCTTCGAGGCGGAGGTGCACCACGTCAACCCCACCTGTGGGGACGAGGTGACCCTCCGGGTGCACCTCGAGGACGGCAAGGTCGCCGACGTCTCCTACGACGCCCTGGGGTGCTCCATCTCCCAGGCGTCCGCCTCGGTGATGGCCGACCTGGTCATCGGCCGCACGGTCGACGAGGCGATGACCGTGCACGAGGAGTTCCTCGCCCTGATGCAGGGCAAGGGGCAGGTCGAGCCGGACGAGGAGGTCCTGGAGGACGGGATCGCCTTCGCCGGTGTCGCCAAGTTCCCGGCGCGCGTGAAGTGTGCGCTGCTCGGCTGGATGGCCTGGAAGGACGCGACCTCCCAGGTGCTCCGCAACGACGACAACACGCAGGAGACAGCATGA
- a CDS encoding DoxX family membrane protein has protein sequence MHLTQVPLRVATGAYILNSGLGKLNADEGTAQYLHGAAAGAYPAAVKDMDPKGFTNLLAYGEIAVGAALLAPMVPATVAGAALTGFGSALVGMYLRTPGMTLDDGIRPSQEGTAVAKDVWLVGAGLTLFTQGLTGMAKSGVKRSKKAVKKANPLT, from the coding sequence ATGCACCTGACCCAAGTCCCGCTGCGAGTCGCCACCGGCGCCTACATCCTCAACTCCGGCCTCGGCAAGCTCAACGCCGACGAGGGCACCGCCCAGTACCTGCACGGCGCCGCGGCCGGTGCCTACCCCGCCGCGGTCAAGGACATGGACCCCAAGGGCTTCACCAACCTGCTGGCCTACGGCGAGATCGCCGTGGGGGCCGCCCTCCTGGCGCCCATGGTGCCGGCGACCGTCGCGGGCGCCGCGCTCACCGGCTTCGGCTCGGCCCTGGTGGGCATGTACCTGCGGACCCCCGGGATGACGCTCGACGACGGCATCCGCCCCAGCCAGGAGGGCACGGCGGTGGCCAAGGACGTGTGGCTCGTCGGAGCGGGGCTGACGCTGTTCACGCAGGGCCTCACCGGGATGGCCAAGTCGGGCGTCAAGCGCTCCAAGAAGGCCGTGAAGAAGGCCAACCCCCTGACCTGA
- a CDS encoding cysteine desulfurase produces MTIPGLLPELEMIRKDFPILERSVAGGQPLVYLDSANTSQKPQVVIDTMVDHMERHNANISRAMHTLGAESTEAFESARDRVAAFLHAPSRDEVIFTKNASEALNLVANTLAWARGPLAVGEGDEILITEMEHHSNIVPWQLLAERTGARLRWIGLTEDGRLDLSGLDELITERTKVVSLTWVSNMLGTINPVQEVARRAKAAGALVVLDAAQAAPQLTVDVAATGADFVAFTGHKVVGPTGIGVLWGRREVLEQLPPFLGGGEMIATVSMERSTYADIPHKFEAGTPPIVEAVGLGAAVDYLSAVGMEAIHAHEQAISGYALEGLLSVPGLTVLGPQDAASRGGAISFELAGVHPHDVAQVLDTRGIAVRAGHHCAKPAHARFGVQSSTRMSSYLYTTPGEIDALVEGLHYTRSYFKVG; encoded by the coding sequence ATGACGATCCCCGGTCTGCTCCCCGAGCTCGAGATGATCCGCAAGGACTTCCCGATCCTCGAGCGCTCGGTCGCGGGTGGGCAGCCGCTGGTCTACCTCGACAGCGCCAACACCTCGCAGAAGCCCCAGGTGGTGATCGACACCATGGTCGACCACATGGAGCGGCACAACGCCAACATCTCCCGCGCCATGCACACGCTGGGCGCGGAGTCGACCGAGGCGTTCGAGTCGGCGCGCGACCGGGTGGCCGCGTTCCTGCACGCCCCCTCGCGCGACGAGGTGATCTTCACCAAGAACGCCTCGGAGGCGCTCAACCTGGTCGCGAACACGCTGGCCTGGGCCCGGGGCCCGCTGGCGGTCGGGGAGGGGGACGAGATCCTCATCACCGAGATGGAGCACCACTCCAACATCGTGCCGTGGCAGCTCCTGGCGGAGCGGACCGGCGCGCGGCTGCGGTGGATCGGCCTGACCGAGGACGGACGGCTCGACCTCTCCGGCCTCGACGAGCTGATCACCGAGCGCACCAAGGTCGTCTCCCTGACCTGGGTCTCCAACATGCTCGGGACGATCAACCCGGTGCAGGAGGTGGCGCGGCGGGCCAAGGCGGCCGGTGCCCTGGTGGTGCTGGACGCCGCGCAGGCGGCGCCCCAGCTGACGGTCGACGTGGCCGCCACCGGAGCCGACTTCGTGGCCTTCACCGGGCACAAGGTCGTCGGCCCGACCGGGATCGGCGTCCTGTGGGGACGCCGCGAGGTGCTCGAGCAGCTGCCGCCGTTCCTCGGCGGTGGCGAGATGATCGCCACGGTCTCGATGGAGCGCTCGACGTACGCCGACATCCCGCACAAGTTCGAGGCCGGCACCCCGCCGATCGTCGAGGCGGTCGGTCTCGGTGCGGCGGTCGACTACCTGTCGGCCGTGGGCATGGAGGCGATCCACGCGCACGAGCAGGCGATCTCCGGGTACGCCCTCGAGGGCCTGCTCTCGGTGCCCGGTCTGACCGTCCTCGGGCCTCAGGACGCCGCGTCTCGCGGTGGCGCGATCTCCTTCGAGCTGGCCGGCGTCCACCCGCACGACGTCGCCCAGGTGCTCGACACCCGGGGTATCGCGGTCCGCGCGGGACACCACTGCGCCAAGCCGGCCCACGCCCGGTTCGGGGTGCAGAGCTCGACCCGGATGTCGTCGTACCTCTACACGACGCCGGGCGAGATCGACGCCCTGGTCGAGGGCCTCCACTACACGCGTTCGTACTTCAAGGTCGGGTGA
- a CDS encoding non-heme iron oxygenase ferredoxin subunit: MAFQRACATSEVREDQATAVSLDGIDVAVAKDGEDFYAVQDLCSHAHVALSEGEVADCAIECWLHGSTFDLRTGKPMALPASEPVATFAVEVRGDDVFVDVTTPLNGVTPA; encoded by the coding sequence ATGGCGTTCCAGCGGGCCTGTGCCACCTCCGAGGTGCGCGAGGACCAGGCGACGGCGGTCAGCCTCGACGGGATCGACGTCGCCGTCGCCAAGGACGGGGAGGACTTCTACGCCGTCCAGGACCTGTGCAGCCACGCCCACGTGGCCCTCTCGGAGGGCGAGGTGGCCGACTGCGCCATCGAGTGCTGGCTGCACGGCTCCACGTTCGACCTGCGCACCGGCAAGCCGATGGCGCTGCCCGCCAGCGAGCCGGTGGCGACCTTCGCGGTGGAGGTCCGCGGCGACGACGTGTTCGTCGACGTGACCACCCCCCTCAACGGCGTCACGCCGGCCTGA
- a CDS encoding ASCH domain-containing protein, producing MQPTEHEDDLEQLVRSFWDVARFHAKLTHMPSYFGPTVIASVPPPVWSLGSTPAEADAALAGLLDGTATTLRTPAEEYAASGEPLPEEGVLGIVTDGRGHPGALVVTSSVERDGDEVVEHLRVLYRSS from the coding sequence GTGCAGCCCACCGAGCACGAGGACGACCTGGAGCAGCTCGTCCGGAGCTTCTGGGACGTCGCGCGGTTCCACGCCAAGCTCACCCACATGCCGTCGTACTTCGGCCCGACGGTGATCGCTTCGGTGCCGCCGCCCGTGTGGAGCCTGGGCAGCACCCCCGCCGAGGCGGACGCCGCGCTGGCGGGGCTGCTGGACGGCACGGCGACCACCCTGCGCACCCCCGCCGAGGAGTACGCCGCCTCCGGTGAGCCGCTCCCGGAGGAGGGGGTGCTCGGGATCGTCACGGACGGCCGGGGACACCCCGGGGCGCTCGTGGTCACCTCGTCGGTGGAGCGCGACGGCGACGAGGTCGTCGAGCACCTGCGGGTGCTCTACCGCTCCTCGTAG
- a CDS encoding IS481 family transposase, which translates to MSHATHTNAALTPRARLRLARLIVDHGWPPARAAERYDVSWRTARKWADRYLEEGPDGMFDRSSAPHHQPNRTPAPVVRKIVHLRWKQRLGPVEIADRLGMASSTVHAVLVRCRINRLTHIDRATGEPVRRYEHEQPGDLIHVDVKKLGRVPDGGGWRYVGREQGLRNRAATSARTGQPKSRYRQPLIGTCYLHTVIDDNSRVAYVEAHDDETKETAALVLRNAVAWFAERGVTVHRVLSDNGGAYRSFLWRDTCAELDITPKRTRPYRPQTNGKIERFHRTLVEGWAFKKFYNSESARLAALPPWIHEYNHHRPHSAIGKAAPITRLNNLAGHHT; encoded by the coding sequence GTGTCCCACGCTACCCACACCAACGCTGCTCTGACCCCTCGCGCCCGGCTTCGACTTGCGCGCCTGATCGTCGACCACGGTTGGCCGCCTGCTCGGGCTGCTGAGCGATACGACGTCTCGTGGCGAACTGCGAGGAAGTGGGCTGATCGGTACCTCGAGGAAGGGCCCGATGGCATGTTCGACAGGTCCTCGGCGCCCCACCACCAACCGAACCGGACGCCGGCCCCAGTGGTGCGCAAGATCGTGCACTTGCGCTGGAAGCAACGACTCGGCCCGGTCGAGATCGCCGACCGACTCGGCATGGCCTCCTCAACCGTGCACGCGGTCCTGGTCCGGTGCCGTATCAACCGACTCACCCACATCGACCGAGCCACGGGCGAACCGGTCCGTCGCTACGAGCACGAGCAGCCGGGCGACCTGATCCACGTCGACGTCAAGAAGCTCGGGAGGGTCCCTGACGGTGGCGGCTGGCGCTACGTCGGCCGCGAGCAAGGTCTGAGGAACCGTGCTGCGACCTCAGCCAGGACCGGTCAGCCCAAGAGCAGGTACCGTCAGCCGCTGATCGGCACTTGCTACCTGCACACCGTGATCGACGACAACTCCCGAGTCGCCTACGTCGAGGCCCACGACGACGAGACCAAGGAGACCGCGGCGTTGGTGCTGCGCAACGCGGTCGCATGGTTCGCCGAGCGGGGTGTGACTGTCCATCGGGTGCTCAGCGACAACGGCGGCGCGTACAGATCCTTCCTGTGGCGTGACACGTGCGCCGAACTGGATATCACCCCAAAGCGCACCCGGCCGTACCGGCCGCAGACCAACGGGAAGATCGAGCGATTCCACCGCACGCTGGTCGAAGGCTGGGCATTCAAGAAGTTCTACAACTCCGAGTCAGCCCGCCTCGCAGCTCTGCCACCATGGATCCACGAGTACAACCACCACCGGCCCCACTCAGCGATCGGGAAGGCCGCACCCATCACCAGGTTGAACAACCTGGCTGGGCATCACACCTAG
- a CDS encoding acVLRF1 family peptidyl-tRNA hydrolase codes for MPVVPVPAERISRWVANFGSRHGEVTLAVSDGCLTGVAEDGSAFRARLPFSCRHVGPAEPEAFAAACDPPGAWGVLLVRKGGFAVARLEGRTLVEHKIGQRHVQGRTKAGGQSQQRFARRRDNQARIAYEAAADHAARILRPGVLVVGGDRAAVTEVLEDRRLAGQQVVGDWLDVPDPRRRVLDDAVERACAARVEVENA; via the coding sequence ATGCCTGTCGTCCCGGTGCCCGCGGAGCGGATCTCCCGGTGGGTGGCCAACTTCGGCAGCCGCCACGGCGAGGTGACGCTCGCGGTGAGCGACGGCTGCCTGACCGGCGTCGCCGAGGACGGGTCGGCCTTCCGGGCGCGCCTGCCGTTCTCGTGTCGCCACGTCGGCCCCGCCGAGCCCGAGGCGTTCGCCGCGGCCTGCGACCCGCCCGGTGCCTGGGGCGTCCTGCTGGTCCGCAAGGGTGGCTTCGCGGTGGCCCGCCTGGAGGGCCGGACGCTGGTCGAGCACAAGATCGGGCAGCGCCACGTCCAGGGGCGGACCAAGGCGGGCGGCCAGAGCCAGCAGCGGTTCGCCCGGCGCCGGGACAACCAGGCCAGGATCGCCTACGAGGCCGCCGCCGACCACGCGGCCCGGATCCTGCGCCCAGGCGTGCTCGTGGTGGGTGGCGACCGGGCGGCGGTGACCGAGGTGCTCGAGGATCGCAGGCTCGCCGGGCAACAGGTCGTCGGGGACTGGCTGGACGTGCCTGACCCGCGCCGGCGGGTGCTGGACGACGCCGTCGAGCGGGCCTGCGCCGCGCGGGTCGAGGTCGAGAACGCCTGA
- a CDS encoding phosphotransferase family protein: MWEPRPGWQRLPGAGPSTLGVWAARVGDRDVVVKRLVAPSPHDPPETGLRTHPAYWRRAADVALSGVVSGTPGLREPELLEVEEDAAGVTLVHARVEDAASSGLFLASRLGRFAGADLGTPPWLAVDQLAARLAQVERRGGWRTLARTPMADLADHLWHRRRALLEQVARLPQVPQHGDPVPSNLLGHEEDEVVAVDWSTLGRGPVGSDLGYLSLSTREAFQPLVVAYCSGLPDGLASRAQVELGARVSSIYTVLTRADWALARAAQGEGALAGKYRHPSVAPFLRAMQRQLPQVEALLDPRQHD, translated from the coding sequence ATGTGGGAACCCCGACCGGGGTGGCAGCGGCTGCCCGGGGCCGGCCCGTCCACGTTGGGGGTGTGGGCCGCCCGAGTCGGCGACCGTGATGTCGTCGTCAAGCGGCTGGTCGCGCCCTCGCCGCACGACCCTCCGGAGACTGGTCTGCGCACGCACCCGGCGTACTGGCGACGGGCCGCGGACGTCGCTCTCAGCGGCGTCGTCTCCGGTACTCCCGGACTGCGCGAGCCGGAGCTTCTCGAGGTCGAGGAGGACGCGGCCGGGGTGACCCTGGTCCATGCACGGGTGGAGGACGCGGCCAGCTCGGGGCTCTTCCTGGCGAGTCGGCTCGGCCGGTTCGCCGGTGCGGATCTCGGGACGCCGCCGTGGCTGGCGGTGGACCAGCTGGCGGCCCGGTTGGCCCAGGTGGAGCGCCGAGGGGGCTGGCGGACGCTGGCGCGCACCCCGATGGCGGACCTCGCCGACCACCTGTGGCACCGGCGCCGTGCGTTGCTGGAGCAGGTGGCCCGGCTGCCCCAGGTCCCCCAGCACGGGGATCCCGTCCCCAGCAACCTCCTGGGCCACGAGGAGGACGAGGTGGTCGCGGTCGACTGGTCGACGTTGGGGCGTGGTCCGGTGGGTTCGGACCTCGGCTATCTCTCGCTCTCGACCAGGGAGGCGTTCCAGCCGCTGGTGGTCGCGTACTGCTCCGGGTTGCCCGACGGCTTGGCCTCCCGGGCCCAGGTCGAGCTCGGTGCCCGGGTGTCCTCGATCTACACGGTGCTCACCCGGGCCGACTGGGCGCTGGCGCGAGCGGCCCAGGGCGAGGGGGCGCTCGCCGGCAAGTACCGGCACCCGAGCGTGGCGCCGTTCCTGCGAGCCATGCAGCGTCAGCTGCCGCAGGTCGAGGCGCTCCTCGACCCGCGGCAGCACGACTGA
- a CDS encoding metal-sulfur cluster assembly factor: MNAQNPAHSDLPEVDLQPSSGGSTTATVEDVTEAMKDVVDPELGINVVDLGLVYGVHVDEGSNCVIDMTLTSAACPLTDVIQDQTNSALEGLVNDVAINWVWMPPWGMDKITDDGREQLRALGFNV; this comes from the coding sequence ATGAACGCGCAGAACCCCGCCCACTCCGACCTCCCCGAGGTCGACCTCCAGCCCTCCTCCGGGGGCAGCACCACGGCCACGGTCGAGGACGTCACCGAGGCGATGAAGGACGTGGTGGACCCCGAGCTCGGGATCAACGTCGTCGACCTCGGCCTGGTCTACGGCGTCCACGTGGACGAGGGCTCCAACTGCGTCATCGACATGACGCTCACCTCGGCTGCCTGCCCGCTCACCGACGTGATCCAGGACCAGACGAACTCCGCGCTCGAGGGCCTGGTCAACGACGTGGCGATCAACTGGGTCTGGATGCCGCCGTGGGGGATGGACAAGATCACCGACGACGGTCGCGAGCAGCTGCGCGCCCTCGGCTTCAACGTCTGA
- the sufC gene encoding Fe-S cluster assembly ATPase SufC: MSTLEIKDLHVSVDTEDGAKEILKGVTLTIKDGETHAIMGPNGSGKSTLAYSIAGHPKYTVTSGTVLLDGQDVLAMSVDERARAGLFLAMQYPVEVPGVSVANFLRTAKTAIDGEAPKLRTWVKDVNSALERVDLDPTFSSRSVNEGFSGGEKKRHEVAQLELLDPKVAILDETDSGLDIDALKVVSEGVNRFSEGGDKGVLLITHYTRILRYIKPDFVHVFVAGRIAEQGGPELADQLEAEGYDKYTKAAV; the protein is encoded by the coding sequence ATGAGCACTCTGGAGATCAAGGACCTGCACGTCTCGGTGGACACCGAGGACGGCGCCAAGGAGATCCTCAAGGGCGTCACCTTGACCATCAAGGACGGCGAGACGCACGCGATCATGGGCCCCAACGGGTCCGGCAAGTCCACCCTGGCGTACTCCATCGCCGGGCACCCGAAGTACACCGTGACCTCGGGCACCGTGCTGCTCGACGGCCAGGACGTGCTGGCGATGTCCGTCGACGAGCGGGCGCGCGCCGGCCTCTTCCTGGCCATGCAGTACCCCGTGGAGGTGCCGGGCGTCTCGGTCGCCAACTTCCTGCGGACCGCCAAGACCGCGATCGACGGCGAGGCGCCCAAGCTGCGTACCTGGGTCAAGGACGTCAACTCCGCCCTGGAGCGCGTCGACCTGGACCCGACCTTCTCCAGCCGGTCGGTCAACGAGGGCTTCTCCGGCGGTGAGAAGAAGCGGCACGAGGTCGCTCAGCTCGAGCTGCTGGACCCCAAGGTCGCGATCCTCGACGAGACCGACTCCGGCCTGGACATCGACGCGCTCAAGGTCGTCTCCGAGGGTGTGAACCGGTTCTCCGAGGGCGGCGACAAGGGCGTGCTGCTGATCACGCACTACACGCGGATCCTGCGCTACATCAAGCCCGACTTCGTCCACGTCTTCGTCGCGGGCCGGATCGCCGAGCAGGGCGGTCCCGAGCTGGCCGACCAGCTCGAGGCCGAGGGCTACGACAAGTACACGAAGGCCGCGGTCTGA
- the ypfJ gene encoding KPN_02809 family neutral zinc metallopeptidase codes for MRFNPKADIRRGSVRDAGGRRGGGGAPARLPMPGGAKAGGGLGAIVLVVLFLVLTQCVGGTTGTGGGTAFDQGGGTGGLPSGLESQSERYDHCRTGADAQDDPDCARKAVALSLERYWATTLPREAGVPLTPAQINTFTGQVATACGQASAQVGPFYCPADEQVYLDTTFFEDVLEGRLGGQGGDFVEPYVLAHEYGHHIQNLMGTMGKVRTQQGPESDAVRLELQADCYAGMWTRAAAGTTDDSGTAIFAELDEGDIAEALDSAKAVGDDRIQQRSGGRVDPEGWTHGSAAQRQSWFNVGYDGGDLAACDTFAADDL; via the coding sequence ATGCGCTTCAACCCGAAGGCCGACATCCGGCGCGGTTCGGTCCGCGACGCCGGCGGCCGCCGAGGGGGCGGTGGCGCCCCCGCGCGCCTCCCGATGCCCGGCGGGGCCAAGGCCGGCGGCGGCCTGGGGGCGATCGTGCTGGTGGTGCTGTTCCTCGTGCTCACCCAGTGCGTCGGCGGGACGACAGGCACCGGCGGCGGGACCGCCTTCGACCAGGGAGGCGGCACCGGCGGGCTGCCGAGCGGACTCGAGTCCCAGAGCGAGCGCTACGACCACTGCAGGACCGGGGCGGACGCCCAGGACGACCCCGACTGCGCGCGCAAGGCGGTCGCTCTCTCGCTCGAGCGGTACTGGGCGACGACGCTCCCTCGGGAGGCCGGCGTGCCGCTGACCCCCGCCCAGATCAACACCTTCACCGGCCAGGTCGCGACCGCGTGCGGTCAGGCCTCCGCCCAGGTGGGGCCGTTCTACTGCCCCGCCGACGAGCAGGTCTACCTCGACACCACCTTCTTCGAGGACGTGCTCGAGGGGCGACTCGGTGGGCAGGGCGGTGACTTCGTGGAGCCCTACGTGCTGGCCCACGAGTACGGCCACCACATCCAGAACCTGATGGGCACGATGGGCAAGGTGCGCACCCAGCAGGGACCGGAGAGCGACGCCGTACGGCTGGAGCTCCAGGCCGACTGCTACGCCGGGATGTGGACCCGGGCAGCGGCAGGGACCACCGACGACAGCGGCACGGCCATCTTCGCCGAGCTGGACGAGGGCGACATCGCCGAGGCCCTCGACTCCGCCAAGGCCGTGGGCGACGACCGCATCCAGCAGCGCTCGGGCGGACGGGTGGACCCGGAGGGCTGGACGCACGGTTCCGCGGCCCAGCGGCAGAGCTGGTTCAACGTCGGGTACGACGGAGGCGATCTGGCCGCCTGCGACACGTTCGCGGCCGACGACCTGTAG